A single Drechmeria coniospora strain ARSEF 6962 chromosome 03, whole genome shotgun sequence DNA region contains:
- a CDS encoding WD domain containing protein: MPRLSSSLELESHLDTDTDKYRHARVSSRKPAQHDDQGPRFLQHGAGTAADVASSEAPCSSKASLDDDADDEPVGDEPRLPVQHMTGLPLPASTRPEDTRSSQDDSIVDPYRSNPPYHLPTFHEASEHELDMSDSDGGAPLKESLVADDDFGSCASDTEANFENNDDDDDQDDDQDDQDDQDDLDDLDDLDDLDDLDDLDDQADQADEEGGEDDDDDEPSVPPPFHPNILPSPILVGTLDGVFNMDPSEFVGVPGPPFHPIDAELPFVDNFPPLLSNPNPSILGSENLGLIDFLRDWVHRGGVVPPAQRHPPRLHQVQRQACVMTKPVAYADLMGDECDLQGLDWAAMGTTRNIARAQRRYTYKNYVNRHGSDGWTARQTIASKDNFVRFKRMDFFEDACLAHFQLRSVLACPSRGAAYYSSPNGINKRNLRTRKSSVAVNLRDFPAQGGVISTLDAGCGVLMGGTFNGDYFLKSLYSRDGREYAEGQISPDGITNHLKIHMSRRNAGPVASIASNDRGLRVMDIATQKFISQTTYPFALNCSACSPDRRLRVVVGDDANVLITSVDSGEVLQELAGHGDYGFSCDWSDDGWTVATGFQDRAVKIWDARKWRNSRGESNALCTFRTEMSGVRGLRFSPRGSGKPILVAAEEADFISLIDAQTFRSKQVIDVFSEIGGIDFADDGQDLNILCCDVHRGGLLQLERCGRGPISMLEHAWSQPVDDDDGDNCCQLRSRCRSPSLLGGPGPF; the protein is encoded by the exons ATGCCACGGCTGTCATCCTCGCTCGAGCTGGAGTCGCATCTCGACACCGACACCGACAAGTACCGTCACGCCCGCGTCTCGAGCCGGAAGCCGGCGCAGCATGACGATCAAGGGCCCCGTTTCTTGCAACACGGCGCCGGAACCGCTGCTGATGTCGCATCCTCCGAGGCGCCATGCTCCTCCAAGGCCagccttgacgacgacgccgacgacgaacctgtcggcgacgaaccTCGTCTCCCCGTCCAGCATATGACGGGCCTTCCACTCCCCGCCTCCACTCGTCCAGAGGACACGCGCAGCAGCCAAGACGATTCAATCGTCGACCCGTATCGTAGCAATCCGCCCTATCACCTTCCAACCTTCCACGAGGCCTCGGAGCATGAGCTGGACATGAGcgacagcgacggcggcgcaccATTGAAGGAAAGTCttgtggccgacgacgactttggCTCCTGCGCAAGTGATACGGAAGCCAATTTTGAaaacaacgacgacgacgacgaccaagacgacgaccaagacgACCAAGACGACCAAGACGACCTAGACGACCTAGACGACCTAGACGACCTAGACGACCTAGACGACCTAGACGACCAAGCCGACCAAGCcgacgaagaaggaggagaagacgacgacgacgacgaacccTCTGTCCCCCCTCCCTTCCACCCAAACATTTTACCATctcccatcctcgtcggcaccctcgacggcgtttTCAACATGGATCCTTCCGAGTTCGTCGGTGTACCAGGCCCACCCTTCCATCCAATCGATGCCGAGCTCCCTTTCGTCGACAATTTCCCCCCCCTACTGAGCAACCCAAATCCGTCTATCCTCGGGTCTGAGAACCTCGGTCTCATCGATTTCTTGCGCGACTGGGTCCACCGAGGAGGCGTCGTTCCGCCCGCCCAACGCCACCCGCCGCGGCTCCATCAAGTGCAGAGGCAAGCTTGTGTCATGACCAAGCCCGTGGCCTACGCGGACCTCATGGGCGACGAGTGCGACCTGCAAGGCTTGGACTGGGCCGCCATGGGAACGACTCGCAACATTGCGAGGGCACAGCGCCGCTACACGTACAAGAACTACGTCAATCGTCATGGgtcggatggatggacg GCAAGGCAGACGATTGCCTCCAAGGACAACTTTGTCCGCTTCAAGAGGATGGACTTCTTCGAGGACGCCTGCCTGGCCCATTTCCAGCTGCGAAGTGTGCTGGCGTGCCCGTCTCGCGGCGCGGCGTACTACTCGAGCCCGAATGGCATCAACAAGAGGAATCTCCGAACCCGAAAGTCGAGTGTCGCCGTGAACCTGCGCGACTTCCCAGCCCAGGGCGGTGTCATTTCCACCCTCGATGCCGGCTGCGGCGTCTTGATGGGCGGCACCTTCAACGGCGACTACTTCCTCAAGTCACTCTACTCCCGCGACGGGAGGGAATACGCCGAGGGGCAGATCTCCCCCGACGGCATCACCAATCACTTGAAAATTCACATGTCTCGGCGAAACGCCGGCCCCGTGGCGAGCATCGCCAGCAACGACCGTGGCCTTCGCGTCATGGACATCGCGACGCAAAAGTTCATCTCGCAGACGACGTATCCCTTTGCCCTCAACTGCTCCGCCTGCTCTCCGGATCGCCGCCTgcgggtcgtcgtcggcgacgacgccaacgTTCTCATCACCAGCGTCGACTCCGGCGAGGTCCTCCAGGAGCTGGCGGGCCACGGCGATTACGGCTTCTCCTGCGACTGGTCCGACGACGGGTGGACCGTCGCAACCGGCTTCCAGGATAGGGCCGTCAAGATCTGGGACGCGCGCAAGTGGCGCAACTCGAGGGGGGAGAGCAACGCGCTCTGCACCTTTCGGACCGAAATGTCAGGCGTCCGCGGCCTGCGTTTCTCGCCTCGGGGAAGCGGCAAGCCGATTCTTGTGGCAGCGGAAGAGGCCGATTTCATCAGCCTCATTGACGCCCAAACCTTCCGCTCCAAGCAGGTCATTGACGTCTTCAGCGAGATTGGTGGAATCGActtcgccgacgatgggcaAGACCTCAACATTCTGTGCTGCGACGTCCATCGAGGTGGACTGCTACAGCTCGAACGCTGTGGCCGAGGGCCGATATCCATGCTCGAGCATGCATGGTCGCAGCCggtcgatgatgacgatggcgacaaTTGCTGCCAGTTACGGTCGCGGTGCCGCAGCCCGTCCTTGCTGGGCGGTCCGGGACCATTCTGA